In the Pseudoalteromonas sp. A25 genome, GCGTTAGGCTTGTAATGTCTTGCAAATGCAACACGTAATATTTTGCAACCTTCGCTTTATCCCACACAAGCGATACACTTAGCTGCAGCCAACTGTATGGTGGCTTTTGAGAAATACTTAGCTCTAATACATTTTTAGTATTCTTTAGCAACATGCTCAGTATATGAGAAATCGCTAAATAGTTATCTGAAGAAAACAATGAAGACAAGTGTATATTTGGCTGAAATCCGCTGCACTCAAGATACCGACGTGCCGCTTTATTCATTGCTAACACTTCTTTTTCCAGAGACACTAAAATAACGCCATTGGGCGCATACTCCATGGCAGCTTTAAAGTTTTCCTCGGAGGTTTGTAATGCTTTTATCGCTTGTTGTTGGGCACTAATATCCCGTGCCACTCCCAGACTGCCTAATATCCCTCTTTGTGAATCTAAAAAAGGACTCAGAGTTAACAGGTAGCTTTTGTCGTCTAACACAACGGTTTGCGTAATGGCTTGCATTTGCTCATGCATTTGTTGTTCGAGTGACAATAATTCAGGGTATAAACAGGTAATTTCATGCAACTCACGCCCTACTAAAGACGACTTTTCAATCCCTAAAAACAGTTCAAATGCTTTGTTACAACCAATAAACGAACCATCGATATTTTTAAAATAAATCAGATCAGGGACACTATCTAGCACGGTGTTTAGTAAAGCAGCTTGGCGCTCTTTCGCTTCCAAAGAACGTGACAAAGCCTTTTTTTGCGATTGTACTTGCTCATCTAATATTTCGTTATTGCGTTGTAATTGCTCAAGCAAGCTTTGCTTTTGAGTTATGACTTTTTTTACTGTTTTGAACCATGGCTGCCAATCTGTAGGGACAATATAATCAAAAGTACTTTTTGGCGTTTGCTCTTGATGTGTAAGGTAGTTTAAAAAGTAACTAACAGGACGAATAAAAATACGGTTGCCTAACCAACTTAACAACACATAAATGGCAACCATAAAGGTCATCAAAAAGCTAAATTCAAGCAATACCTCAAATAAAACAGGCTTAATAAACTGCATCTCATCTTGTTCATACACCACATCTATGGGCCCATAACCTCGCAGCGAATACAACTGCACACCACCTAACCATGGAATAGCATTGCTGGTATTATTTTTTGGCCTCAGCTCTATGTATTCATCATTGAGCAAACTGCGTTTATCAGAGTTTAACAAGCTCACCTTAACATGCTCTACCGTCAGCTCGTTTAACCAATCCGCGATATCTTCACTGTCGTACACCAACATCGCATATTCACCCTTTGCATCGCCACTTTGCTTTGCAACACTAAAATAATACTTATCTTCGATTTTTACTCGCTGACTGCTGCTGAGATTATATTTTGAAAAGTCAGGGGCTAATTCGCCGTCGAGCATGGCGCTGAGTAGATGGCTAGTATCGGCGTTCCTTCGTCGAACAAAGGCAAATTGCCCTTCTTTTACATAAGCGATGGCATCTAGCGAAGGGATGAGTGATAAAGCAGTATTGAATGCAGGTCCCAGCGCAAGTATTTGCTGCCAATTATCGGGCACACTCGCATCCTTTTGTAAAGTTCTGCGAACCACAACTTCACCTCCATCAGCTGCAAGTTTATGATAATAACTACCTGTTTTATCGAGCGTTTGCAAAATAGATTCTTCAAACTGATAACTCAGTGGCAATTCAATGCTGGTGAAAATATTGTCAATTACATTGCTGGCCTGCGCCGACTTTTGCTTCACCTGAGAGTCAATGGCCTGATAATAAGCTTGGTGCTCTAAAAAAGCTCGATTTAGCTTAATGTGGTATAAGTGTAAACATAAAAATCCAGCGACAAATATCGACATAAATAACCCCGCCAAAGCAGCTCTTCGATATTTTTTTAGCGGAATAAAGTCTTGCGTCTCGTCCATTGCAGCCAAAGTTCTTATTGTTTATTAGGCAGAAACATTACCAGTAATGAAAGGATTGTCTATTAAAAGTAGTTCAAAGCAGGCTGCAATGTTGCAGCCTGCAAGTGTTTATTGACTATAAGTCTTCTTCTGCAAATGACGCTAAACGACTACGTACTACGCCATTTAAATTAATTGTGGCACTTCCCTCAAAGTGTTTAAAACGCTCAACTAAGTAGGTTAAACCTGATGTAACCGGCGTTAGATAATTACTATCAATTTGCGCCAAATTACCCGTGCATATTAACTTAGTGCCCTCACCACAGCGCGTAATGATTGTTTTCAACTGTGATGCGGTCAAGTTTTGACTTTCATCTAAAATAACAACCGCGTTTTGAATACTTCTCCCTCGCATAAAGTTTACGGATTTAAATTGGATGTTGGCTTTTTCCATAATATAGTTTCGGCTAGATATAGGACTTTCGTCATTTTTATGTAATACCTCCAAAGTGTCGGTAATAGCCGCAAGCCAAGGTGCCATTTTCTCTTCTTCAGTCCCGGGCAAAAACCCGATGCTTTCAGCAATCTCAGGTGTATTACGCGTCACAATGACTTTATCGTAAATACCTTTTTCAATAATCATTTCAAGCGCACTTGCTAATGCTAGCAACGTTTTACCGCAACCGGCAGGCCCTGTAAGAATAACTAACTCAATATCAGGGTCTAATAGTGCATCTAGCGCCATACCTTGATAAATATTCTTTGGTTTTACTCCCCATGCCATTTGGTGCATTAAGCGCTCTCGGCTTAAATCTTTCAAGGTAATATGTTCATCATCATAGCTATCCACTCGCGCTGCAAAGTGCTCACTATCATCAATGAGGTACTCATTGCAAAATACGTCAGGCAGCAGCGCTTTAGGTACGTGGTGCAAAGTGTAACGACCTTGCTGCTGCGAAGTGCATTCGCCTACATTTTGCCAAAAATCACCACTGATCTTTAAAAAGCCAGTGCTGAGTAACTTAATGTCATCAATTAACTGATCGGTACGATAGTCCTCTACAAACTTAAGCCCTGCTCCCTTGGCTTTAAGTCGCATATTGATATCTTTAGTAACTAAAACAACCTTCTTCTCACTATATTGTTTTTGTAAGCGCACCGCACAGTTAATAATACGATGGTCATTCTCGTTACCTGGTAACCCTGAAATGCTATCAGGAAATAAATGATCATTCACAATAACCAACTTGCCTCGTGCAAGTGGACCATGTTCTTTATCAGATTGAATACTGGGTAATCTCACTCCTTCTAGCATTTGTTCGGGGGAGGCATCTTTTAGTACATCGTCAAGGCTACGAATAGCGATTCTGGCGTCACGACTAACATCGCGCTTTCTATCTTTAATGTGATCTAGCTCTTCAAGTACTGTCATGGGAATTACCACGTCATGTTCTTGAAAGGAAAGATAAGCGAGGGGCTCGTGAAGTAGTACGTTGGTGTCAAGTACGTACACTTTTCTGTCTAGGTCTTGATCTTTTCCCATAGCGCATTCCTGTCGTTTGCAATTAAATATGCTATACCCAATACATTTGTAGGCAATGCCAACAATTTGCATGGCTATAATCCAAGTTTAGTCTATTTGTCATAAAAGTCTGTTTCATGACAGCTAACTGCTCACTAATCAAACAAACAGCGAGACTCTTAGCTTTTAAAATAAATAGTCTTTTATAGGCACATTCAGTATCAATAAACAAGATTGAACAACGCCAAGCGAACGGTTAACATAGCCGCCTTTTTTCTGCTAAGACGAGACAAACATGAATTTTTCCTTAGGTCAGCGCTGGATCAGTGATACTGAGTCAGATTTAGGATTAGGTACCATCGTGGCTTTAGAGGGTCGCCAAGTCACTATATTGTTCCCCGCCAGTGGAGAAAATCGCGTGTATTCAATGCAAGAAGCACCTGTTACGCGAGTCGTATTCAACCCAGGCGATGTTATTCGCCATGTTGAAGAGTGGGAATTACAAGTAGAAACGCTTGAGCAACAAGGTGATCTGCTTTGCTATCACGGTATTCGTCTCGATACGCAAGAAAAAACCTCATTAAAAGAAACTTTTCTTGACCACTTTATAAAGTTTAATAAACCGCAAGATAGGTTATTTGCCGGGCAAGTTGACCGTTTTGACCGTTATACGTTGCGTTATCAAACTTGGCAGCATCAATTTAATCGCCAACAGTCTCATTTAAAAGGTGTTGTTGGGCAACGTGCAAGCCTGATCCCCCACCAGTTATATATCGCTGATGAAGTCGGTAAGCGATTTGCGCCTCGCGTGCTGCTATCAGATGAGGTAGGTCTTGGTAAAACCATTGAAGCCGGTATGATTTTGCACCAGCAAATTTTGACTGGCCGTGCCAATCGCGTGCTTATTGTGGTGCCAGAAAATTTGCAACATCAATGGCTTGTGGAAATGCTGCGCCGCTTCAATTTACGTTTTTCTATTTTTGATGAAGAGCGCTGCGATGAAGCCTTTGCCGACTCACCCAATGTGTTTGATACCGAACAACTCGTTTTAGTTAGCCTAGAATTTATAACCAAAAAGCGCCGCTGGTTTGAACAAGCCACTCTAGCTGATTGGGACCTTTTGGTGATTGATGAAGCACATCACCTGACCGTCACCAAAGACAAGCCGAGCACTGAATACTTGCGCATGGCGGAGTTAAGCCAAGATATCCCAGGCCTCATTTTATTAACCGCAACACCAGACCAACTTGGCCACTATAGCCACTTTGCGCGCCTGCAGCTTCTCGACCCTGACCGCTTCTACGATTACGATAAGTTTGTAGAAGAAGAAAGCCACTACAAAGAAGTGGCTGAGGCAGCCAATCAACTGTTGCATGATGGGGCGCTGGATGACAAGGGCCAAGCAACAATTATCGAGTTATTAAAAGAAACCGATATTTCAAGCTTACTATCTGATGCGCAGGGCGGTGATGAGTCGGCAAAGCAAGAGATCTTATCAATGTTGTTAGACCGCCATGGCACAGGCCGGATCTTATTCCGAAATAGCCGCAGTGGCATTGAAGGATATCCAGGGCGTAAGTTACATAGCTACCCCGTTGAGCTCCCTAAGCAGTATAAAACGGCCATGTCTGTGCTCGGCAGCATGGGCGGAATTCAAAGTGCTGAAAAATCAGCATTAAGAGCCCTCTTTCCAGAAAAGATTTTCCAAGAATTTGAGGGGGAAGGCAGTGGCTGGACCGCATTTGATCCGCGTGTAAATTGGTTAATTGACACCTTAAAATCGCTTAAACATGAAAAGGTTTTATTGATCTGCGCACAAGCACAAACAGCGATTAGCTTAGAACAAGTATTGCGTGAACGAGAAGCTATTAAAGCAGCCGTATTCCACGAAGGCATGTCGATTGTTGAACGTGACAGAGCCGCAGCCTTTTTTGCTGATGAATATGACAGCGCGCAAGTTTTGCTGTGTTCAGAAATTGGTTCAGAAGGCCGCAACTTTCAGTTTTCGCACCACCTAGTGCTATTTGATTTGCCGCTGAATCCTGATTTGCTTGAACAACGCATCGGCCGCCTTGACCGTATTGGGCAAAAGTTTGACGTGAATATTCACGTACCTTACTTTGAAAATACGGCGCAAGAGGTATTACTGCGTTGGTATCAAGAGGGCTTAGATGCATTTGAAACCACCAGCACAACAGGGCAACTATTGTATAAAGAGTTCTCTGAAGAGCTGTTAGAGCTAATTAGTGAACACAATTGCGATGAAGAAAGCCTAGACCCATTACTTGAGCAAGTAGCCAAGCAAAATCGCGTACTGCGCTCTCAAATGGAGCAAGGCCGTGACCGACTATTAGAGCTGCACTCAAGCGGCCAAGGTAAAGCCGAAAAACTAGTGAGCGAAATCGAGCTGCTTGATGATGATGTTGTACTCCCTGCATACATGATCAATGCGTTTGATATTTTTGGTGTTTCACAAGAAGATAAAGGTGAAAACACCATCATCTTAAAGCCTACCGAGCATATGCTTAACCCGTCATTTCCTTGCTTAAAAGACGATGGCATTACAGTCACGTTTGACCGCGCAACGGCTTTATCACAAGAAGATGCCCATTTTATTAGCTGGGATCACCCGATGGTACAGGGCACCATGGATATGATCTGTGATGATGATTTTGGTAGTGCATCAGTAGCCCTTCTTAAGAATAAAAAGCTTCCTGTTGGTACTTTTTTTGTTGAGCTAATTTTTATTGCAGAAGCTTCGGCTCCTAAGGCACTGCAGGTAGGTCGCTTTTTACCACCAACCCCTATTCGTATTCTATTAGACAAAGCGGGTAACAACTTGGCAGCAAACGTTGCATTCGATGCATTTAACAGCCAGTTATCGGCTGTTGGACGCCAAACAGCTAGCAAATTAGCGAATGCATTACAAAGCGCTATTCACCCCCTGATCACCAAAGCGAACGAGTTGGCATCTAACGAACTTGATAGTATTCAAGCACACGCCCAGCAAAAAATGCTCGATGTGATGAACGATGAGCAAAGTCGCTTGGTGGCACTCAAAACCATCAACCCAAATATTCGAGATGAAGAGATCAAAGTATTTGATAAACAACGCACCGAATTAACGAGCCATATCTCCAAAGCTCAGCTCAAGCTTGATGCGATCCGTTTAATAGTCGTAACTCACGACTAACTCTTTTAAATGGCCAAAAGTGATGTCTCATTTTTGGCCATTTTTTAGCACCACTTTGCTTATAAACAAAACGCCGCTAAAATAGCGTGCTGAAAGACTCAAAGGGCTTCATTGTGCTGTTAAACTATGCGCCGCCGCGCGACCCCTACCTCGACGTTTTGTACCAAGATGATTATATGCTGGTGATAAACAAACCCAGTGGTTTATTGACGGTACCGGGCAAAGATCCAAAACATGCCGATAGTGCAATTAGCAGAGTGAACACGGTGTTCCCCACCGCTCGTATCGTACACCGTTTAGACATGGCCACTTCTGGTGTGCTTTGCCTTGCGATGAGTAAAGAATCACACCGCTTTTTAAGTATTCAGTTTCAAGATAGGCTAACCAAAAAGCACTACATTGCTCGTGTGTACGGCAAACTTGAACAACAAAGCGGTTCGGTAGATTTGCCACTGATTTGTGACTGGCCGAATAGGCCAAAGCAAATGGTTTGCCATGAATCAGGCAAGCCGTCTTTGACACATTTTGAAGTATTAAATTATGAAGCGCATGCAACCCGAGTAAAGCTCACGCCAATCACCGGTCGCTCGCACCAACTGCGTGTTCACATGCTCTCGCTAGGCCATGTTATTTTAGGTGATAGGCTATATGCCAAAGACGAGGCCCTTGCAGCCGCACCTCGATTACAACTGCATGCCGAAATGCTGCAAATTCGCCACCCACAAACGGAACAATTAATGACCTTTGAAGCGCCTGTGCCTTTTTAGCAATTTTTAAAATGCTTAAAGGCTTAGAAGGCGCCTGAATTTAGGTATTTCTCAATACCGCTTTTACAAAGCACTTTCACTGGTGATCACAAAATTGTGGCCAGTGAAAGTAACGCCAAGTATCAATCAATTTGCTTTATTCACGGTTAACATTAAATAGGTCTAACGCACTGGCGGTCATCGCTCTGACACCCGTATGGATGGTTTTAGCATAATCGGGCGCAAATTTACTTGAATGCAATGAAGGTAAAGTTTCGCCACTGCTTTGCGCTTTTTCATACAACATCGGTTCAACCCCACCTAACCAAAAAATCGTGATCGGCACATCTTCATCTGTTAGGCCATACAATCCAAAATCTTCACCAGCCATTACGGGTTCTGATTTCCAGACATTATTTTCACCTAGCTCATTTTTGATTGCCTGCGTGACGCGTCCAGCAAGTACGGGATCATTATAGGTAGAAGGGATTGTTTCTTCTTCGTGAACATAAACAAGCGGCGCCATTTCATCGGGTAGTCCCGCGCTAAGTGCTATTCCTTTGGTCAAGCGCTTAATCGTCGCAATTTGCTGTTCTCTTACTTGTGGATCATAGGAACGCAAAGTCAACTGCAATTTAACTTCATTAGAGATGATATTGTGTTTAGAACCACCATGAATAGAGCCCACAGTAATAACCGATGGCTGTAACGGAGATATTTCCCGACTCGTAATGGTTTGCAGTGCAAGGACGATACGCGATGCTAAGACAACTGGATCCACCGTGGTATGAGGATAAGCACCATGCCCTCCCTTACCTTTAACAGTAATATCTACCGAGTCTACATTCGCCAATGCATAGCCAGGTGCTATTGCGACTTTTCCAGCAGGCACTGAAGCACTCACATGCAGTCCTAAAACATGATCCGGTTTGGCAAACTGGCTAAACAGCCCTTCTTTGAGCATGGCTTTGGCGCCAGCACCAACCTCTTCGGCAGGTTGAGCAACCATCATTAAGGTTCCTTGCCAGTTTGATTTCAATGCAACCAGTTGTTTGGCAGCTCCAATAAAGCTTGTCATATGAATATCATGACCGCAGCCATGCATCACTCCCACTTCATTATTGTTGTTATCAAGCGTTTTTACTTTTGATGCGTAAGGCTTTCCTGTTTGCTCAACAATAGGCAGACCATCTGTATCAGCTCTGATCATCACCGTGGGCCCATCGCCGTTTTTGAGTAACCCCACTACGCCGTGTCCACCCACATGCTCAGTCACATCAAAACCTAGTTGCTTCAACTCTTTCGCTAAACGCGCGGCGGTGTTTTTCTCATGGTATGACAACTCAGGATTTTGGTGTAGATGCAAGTATAGTGATTCAAGCTTGGCCATATCATTATCTACATTGCTGGCCAAAGAT is a window encoding:
- a CDS encoding ATP-binding protein; this encodes MDETQDFIPLKKYRRAALAGLFMSIFVAGFLCLHLYHIKLNRAFLEHQAYYQAIDSQVKQKSAQASNVIDNIFTSIELPLSYQFEESILQTLDKTGSYYHKLAADGGEVVVRRTLQKDASVPDNWQQILALGPAFNTALSLIPSLDAIAYVKEGQFAFVRRRNADTSHLLSAMLDGELAPDFSKYNLSSSQRVKIEDKYYFSVAKQSGDAKGEYAMLVYDSEDIADWLNELTVEHVKVSLLNSDKRSLLNDEYIELRPKNNTSNAIPWLGGVQLYSLRGYGPIDVVYEQDEMQFIKPVLFEVLLEFSFLMTFMVAIYVLLSWLGNRIFIRPVSYFLNYLTHQEQTPKSTFDYIVPTDWQPWFKTVKKVITQKQSLLEQLQRNNEILDEQVQSQKKALSRSLEAKERQAALLNTVLDSVPDLIYFKNIDGSFIGCNKAFELFLGIEKSSLVGRELHEITCLYPELLSLEQQMHEQMQAITQTVVLDDKSYLLTLSPFLDSQRGILGSLGVARDISAQQQAIKALQTSEENFKAAMEYAPNGVILVSLEKEVLAMNKAARRYLECSGFQPNIHLSSLFSSDNYLAISHILSMLLKNTKNVLELSISQKPPYSWLQLSVSLVWDKAKVAKYYVLHLQDITSLTQAKLDAERATLAKSRFIANISHEIRTPLNVIQGVVGIMKKQYCSEQHLGMLAKVEHASHQLLSMLDSILTFAKVERQKQAVCIEPFCVATLIKDCQELIAPLSEQKQLSLSLKIDERVWPILQSDVNKLKQILLNLLNNAVKYTQKGSITLKLSVITDNKEQQLIRFCVADTGIGIKIEDQQRLFDAFTQGDESLSRQHEGIGLGLAIAKHEVSLLGGSISLSSELDKGSEFSFSLNFDKAECAIRQEHAPVLWLCGKDKVKHLLGLHDICVVHSANEAAQELVKKAYKSLVICERSEANALAQYMPKQVGSLKHVITTDPSFSLPTLRSTTVMCEPEIMFSQSVLCFLTHQQMTSESPQMQQEISGCLCLVVDDNSLNLDITENMLRTLGANVVVLNSATNLVDVVSALQPDIIFMDIHMPSIDGFQATHMLKEALPEFTKPVVALTANAQTSEQAQALEVGMSDYLTKPVAHNLLHQTLQQYIKSETSFFDGQLALQQMMGNAELLNKMLDKFANMCTEYLQKVVAQNDVVKLQMMAHNIKGAAGGIGFVALSKAAMQLEQYLKQTNQLQQSHLVTQLMMRLTQAREYILMQNKGR
- the rluA gene encoding bifunctional tRNA pseudouridine(32) synthase/23S rRNA pseudouridine(746) synthase RluA, which gives rise to MLLNYAPPRDPYLDVLYQDDYMLVINKPSGLLTVPGKDPKHADSAISRVNTVFPTARIVHRLDMATSGVLCLAMSKESHRFLSIQFQDRLTKKHYIARVYGKLEQQSGSVDLPLICDWPNRPKQMVCHESGKPSLTHFEVLNYEAHATRVKLTPITGRSHQLRVHMLSLGHVILGDRLYAKDEALAAAPRLQLHAEMLQIRHPQTEQLMTFEAPVPF
- a CDS encoding amidohydrolase, encoding MKKRLLSLCVLFASYTNATSLASNVDNDMAKLESLYLHLHQNPELSYHEKNTAARLAKELKQLGFDVTEHVGGHGVVGLLKNGDGPTVMIRADTDGLPIVEQTGKPYASKVKTLDNNNNEVGVMHGCGHDIHMTSFIGAAKQLVALKSNWQGTLMMVAQPAEEVGAGAKAMLKEGLFSQFAKPDHVLGLHVSASVPAGKVAIAPGYALANVDSVDITVKGKGGHGAYPHTTVDPVVLASRIVLALQTITSREISPLQPSVITVGSIHGGSKHNIISNEVKLQLTLRSYDPQVREQQIATIKRLTKGIALSAGLPDEMAPLVYVHEEETIPSTYNDPVLAGRVTQAIKNELGENNVWKSEPVMAGEDFGLYGLTDEDVPITIFWLGGVEPMLYEKAQSSGETLPSLHSSKFAPDYAKTIHTGVRAMTASALDLFNVNRE
- a CDS encoding PhoH family protein → MGKDQDLDRKVYVLDTNVLLHEPLAYLSFQEHDVVIPMTVLEELDHIKDRKRDVSRDARIAIRSLDDVLKDASPEQMLEGVRLPSIQSDKEHGPLARGKLVIVNDHLFPDSISGLPGNENDHRIINCAVRLQKQYSEKKVVLVTKDINMRLKAKGAGLKFVEDYRTDQLIDDIKLLSTGFLKISGDFWQNVGECTSQQQGRYTLHHVPKALLPDVFCNEYLIDDSEHFAARVDSYDDEHITLKDLSRERLMHQMAWGVKPKNIYQGMALDALLDPDIELVILTGPAGCGKTLLALASALEMIIEKGIYDKVIVTRNTPEIAESIGFLPGTEEEKMAPWLAAITDTLEVLHKNDESPISSRNYIMEKANIQFKSVNFMRGRSIQNAVVILDESQNLTASQLKTIITRCGEGTKLICTGNLAQIDSNYLTPVTSGLTYLVERFKHFEGSATINLNGVVRSRLASFAEEDL
- the rapA gene encoding RNA polymerase-associated protein RapA — protein: MNFSLGQRWISDTESDLGLGTIVALEGRQVTILFPASGENRVYSMQEAPVTRVVFNPGDVIRHVEEWELQVETLEQQGDLLCYHGIRLDTQEKTSLKETFLDHFIKFNKPQDRLFAGQVDRFDRYTLRYQTWQHQFNRQQSHLKGVVGQRASLIPHQLYIADEVGKRFAPRVLLSDEVGLGKTIEAGMILHQQILTGRANRVLIVVPENLQHQWLVEMLRRFNLRFSIFDEERCDEAFADSPNVFDTEQLVLVSLEFITKKRRWFEQATLADWDLLVIDEAHHLTVTKDKPSTEYLRMAELSQDIPGLILLTATPDQLGHYSHFARLQLLDPDRFYDYDKFVEEESHYKEVAEAANQLLHDGALDDKGQATIIELLKETDISSLLSDAQGGDESAKQEILSMLLDRHGTGRILFRNSRSGIEGYPGRKLHSYPVELPKQYKTAMSVLGSMGGIQSAEKSALRALFPEKIFQEFEGEGSGWTAFDPRVNWLIDTLKSLKHEKVLLICAQAQTAISLEQVLREREAIKAAVFHEGMSIVERDRAAAFFADEYDSAQVLLCSEIGSEGRNFQFSHHLVLFDLPLNPDLLEQRIGRLDRIGQKFDVNIHVPYFENTAQEVLLRWYQEGLDAFETTSTTGQLLYKEFSEELLELISEHNCDEESLDPLLEQVAKQNRVLRSQMEQGRDRLLELHSSGQGKAEKLVSEIELLDDDVVLPAYMINAFDIFGVSQEDKGENTIILKPTEHMLNPSFPCLKDDGITVTFDRATALSQEDAHFISWDHPMVQGTMDMICDDDFGSASVALLKNKKLPVGTFFVELIFIAEASAPKALQVGRFLPPTPIRILLDKAGNNLAANVAFDAFNSQLSAVGRQTASKLANALQSAIHPLITKANELASNELDSIQAHAQQKMLDVMNDEQSRLVALKTINPNIRDEEIKVFDKQRTELTSHISKAQLKLDAIRLIVVTHD